In Micropterus dolomieu isolate WLL.071019.BEF.003 ecotype Adirondacks linkage group LG01, ASM2129224v1, whole genome shotgun sequence, the sequence CAAATAATCAACCAGTTGGACTATGTATTACGGTACAAGAGAAGCTTTGGTACAGAGGTGACTCAACTCTAATGCCACATCATCAAGGACGTCAGCCACTGCATGGCTTCTAATCATTCACACAACCGTTGACGCTGCTTAGACCTGGCTGGGCACATGTTCACAACTCCAGCTCATCCTTCATCTAAGGCAGCCGCCAATCATAAGGTGGATAGACCAATAAAGGCATCCGTATACTTCAAACAAATCAGGGAGTGGCGCTCGACAATCTTTGTAACTTTCCGAAACTGGCAATCCAACAAGCACGGCCACTTTACACAGTGACACATGAATTACATAATTTGAAGCATACTCAACCCTTAAACCTCTcaggtgtctctgtgtttttcctttaaGCAAACCCAGAAGAAAACTTCTCATCAGCCCAAATCCAAGCCTAATTCATGGTCAATAATGTTATATACagtttacaaatacattttggaaaGCTTTAATGTGTTTgctttcatcttttcttttctttttttttgttgcaggaGGTCTGGCTagcaacatttttttctatACAGCCATGTTCACTTACAGTGAAGCAAACCTATTAAAGTTAAAATCATTTCGTCACTCTGgcccaaaaaaataataacttgaCAGAGGTGTTTTCCATAATAGTTCATAACTGATCTTAAGACTGCACATTGCAATTTGGAGATGTCACAATTCTAACATTCATGTACTTTTCTTTTGGCAGGTAAATTAATATGATTGATAATTCATCAGAAAACTGACATGTTTCTCCAAATTGTCTCACAGTTTAGTAGAAGTTGCAAGGTCATACAACTCTCTTTGATCCATAAATCAGGAAAAAGGCAAAGAAGTGagcatttattttcagtattggAAACCTTTAAATGTCTTTGATAATTTATCAAACCTGTCAGCAGCTCCTGCAGTATAAACAGATGAACCACTGTTTAGAGCCATTCAAATATTCAGTTGTATGTGTCTGGCCAAAGTGTCCGGGCCGTTAATAAGCTGACAGCTTCTTCTAATATTACATGACATTGACTCTgcgaaaaagaaaaaaaaaacaccattgtTTTACATTCTGAGTGAGGAGAACCACCTGTTGGATTTTAAACAACTGAATAGCGAGATGTCAGGACCAATCATTTAAACAATATGTGACCATGTCCAGCTACaacaagatgtttattttgtcagaAAGGCTGAATCCCTTTTGGATTAAAACTCTAATATATAGCAgtccacacaaaaaaataatttatccGAAGAATGGCACTGCTTAAATTACGTCATATCATCCGGCATTTTGTAAAGAGTAGTAGTAGTTCCCCTCCCCaaaaaaagtactttaaaacacacagagggTTAGGGAGTACACCCCTCTCCCTGTGAATTATAGGTGGTATGTTGTTTGAGGAAAGACTGCCCCCTAGTGGAGACAACCGTGCACATTTACTTCTTTTCTGTTCATCAGAGGCAAAAATGCTTTTTCAATTTTTCATTAAATGTAGAATTTCAATTCAAAGAGTTTCAATTTCCTATTTTAAAAGGTACATTGTCGAGTGTCAATGATTACTATTAATCTCAAAAATTGTGTAATACATGTCTTGCAATCAacttaatatgtttttaatagGGTTTGGTTCACTTTGGCCATATATATTAGCGGATTGTGTCACTCAAAGTTGTCTTTTGACAGTGTTTTTATAGTGACATTACACCACGGATCCCTCATGTATATTGAATGATCTGTGGACATATAAGATATATGCAGTAAGATGGCACTTTGTCAAAAGGCATGGATTAGTCCAATTTTGTGTGCTTGTAACATAGCACAAAAACACTTGAAATGTAGGTCACTAACGTTGACTCTGAAATAGATTTTATAAGATTGCACTTTATTTATGACTTTGACCCTTATCCCTTTAAATTACACCTGTGTGATTCAACCTTGCAGTAAAAATATGTCATTTTGATGGCCATTTGCAGGGTATGACTTTCCAGAGCTAACACACTAGTATGAGCTTTTGGTCCTTTGACAGCTTGGCTCACATGTGGCTTTAACATGTGTGAGCCATTTCTTTGACAGCCACACAAACCAGCCCTCTGGACACTGAAAACAAAGGCCAGACTTTGCTGAAAGGTCTAGCATGTGTCTGTTTTATGTGAGGCTAAGCTCACGTGAGgctgcatttaaattaaagcGGAGCATATGTTAAATGTCAATGTTGGCCTGGAGGTTCTGACTGGGCCAACAAATTACTGTATATGTTGATATCCATACCCTGAGGAATGTGATTAGCAGTCTTTAGATGTTTCCCTATGAAATCTTAAACCTTTATGATATATGATAGCCTTTTTAAATGATGCTGAGTTGTGAATTTTTAATGCCATTCCCAATTAAATTTGATTGATAGCAAGCACAGCACGTTGTTTGTGAGCAGTTTAATTTTAGACAGATGTTGGATATGATGGTCTGAAGAAGATGGAAATGTGATTGGAAAAGCATTCATTCTACTATACAGAGAATGTTTCACACAATTATCCCTCAGTCGTATAATAAAACATGAGTGCAGCCATGATAACAGGGAGTTCCTACAGAGCCTTTGTCAAATGTAGACACCAGTTTTGAAGTACAGTTCACTGTGAACTGCTGGACAGATCCATTTGTTAAATGCTGGCAGACTTGGTCACAGAAAGCAGGCTGTGCAACATGCAAATATGGACAATGATataataaatgacaaatattaGGCAAAACATATCAGGCTGTTAATCATGATTTAAGTAGACATAAAGATGTCTGACCATACTGGTGTTTTTGCACATAAATTGCCCATTTAATATAAATTAAGTATGCCCTATATTAGTACTGAAAACCTTAGAAAGTACTCCCTTTTCCAATTTTTGAATTTGTTATCTTCTTATAGGTGGCCATTTAtttccattactttcagtacaGTATGAAAATCTATTGATTCAAAGTGATGCCACAATTTCATGGCGCATGTCACAAGCCTAAAATTTGGACATAAATTTCCACTTTGTGAGAGGAATgttccattcattcattttttcatcttttaacAGCTAATTTATTCCTACCTGCTTTCATAACAAAGCTTGTGAATACAATGCTGATAGGATGGAAGCAAGTATGAATAAATTATATCAAATGgcaaaaaacatgtaaaaataccATTATGTTAAAAGTGCATTTTGTGCAACCAGCATCACAGAAAACAAGACAACTAAGGTTTGTTTCAATTACATATTACTGATGCTTGCGGGATGATAAAATTCCTTAATTTACTTTAACTTTACACAATTTAAATAATGATTGAGGTAACAACTCAAACACTTGTTAGCTCCCTCAGCTGAAGACAGTCAGCCTCTTCTTCATGTAAAGAAAAGCCAGGTATGTAGCTCCTCCTAGCACACCTATCAACAGAGTGGTGCCAAGAATAACTGGTGCGTTCTTCCTGGCCACGCGAAATGCCAcaggaagaacagcagagaTCAGGATGTTGTTGACATGGCCCAGCACTCTCCTAAAGGCTGGACGCTCCACCACACGCTCGTAGTATGTTTCCAGGTTCACACGATTACCATTGCCCCAGTAGCGGCGGGAGAGGCCGAGGAACTTGAGGCGGTGTAAGGTGACTGCCAGAGAGACGTCAGCCATGCTGAAGAACTCACCACACAGCCAGGACTGACTGCCTTCTTCTGCGAGtggaagaggacagagaaggagaCATGGAGTACGTAAAAACAACAGATaacatgacattaaaaatgCTACTGCCATCAACTGTGTTGCAAGAGTCACCACTGGTAcatttgtttgtattattacagtcacaaaaatgtaattgtgtcttttattgtgtgtctgttAATGGTAAAATGGTTGCTAAATGACAAGCTACTATGGTTGTGTACCTGGTGTCTCTTCCACCCTCCTCTGTAGCTCTGTCTCGACCTGGTCCATCACACTCTCCAATTCATCCAGAAGCTTCTTCAGGTACTTCATGTTATCATGGTCATACAACTTGGactgcagaaacatttttatatataaatgcatTAGTGCACATTTACTTTTGTAACACATTGTAGACAAAAAATTATGTCAAAAAAAAGGGTTTTCAGGCTGGCTGACAAACTGTAACACATAGGAAAAATGCACATACAGCACTCTGCAGTATATAGGCCTActaacaaaatgtttctttcagttcagaaaataaactttattttggtTATTTACATGCCATAATGTGAGGATTAAATGTATCTCTGTGTCTGCCTGTCCATCTACCTTTATTAGTAATGAAATCAATATAATACAGTTATATACAATTTAAATGTGTGATTTAAAGGTAACTTAGCGACACCAGATGACATGAATTCCTCTAGAGTCAAAAGCTAAGATGTCAGTTAATGCTAATTTACTTCAGCATAAGTTTAGGTTGTTGTTTTAGCTACTGTCTCATCTACTGTTTCATTTAGTTTCTCATTGCTTAGATATTGgttcatcaaaataaatattttctgttacaGATAACAGCGTGTCTGGGGGGAAACAAGTAAGTACATTTAGCCTTAGCTTTCGCTAAGGCGCCGTGGTTATTGTATCCACGGATGTATCtcactagctagctaacatttgATATTGCTCTCTTGCTTTAGCTGTAGTGACACCAATAAAAAGCCAGAATACAGTATTTTGGGAAAACAGATTCCATAAAGTCCAGTCTTTACTCAGTTTTGAAGTATGTAATGTTAGTTGCTGTGCTTTGGCTTTGTAGGGCAGCATGGCTCTTGGAGGGTATATCCTCCAGTGTACATCACAAGAAACAACTGACACCCTGGtttagtgatgtgcggatcgatcctaaagtatcgatatttctgataccaacatttcctgctctaggatcgatactcatataaaaggatcgatatctaaactcagtaatttggagtgagtgtgtattttatttaagtatcttactgtcacttggatggtctaattataggctactcggttgataggaactacttttcctgccacctgtcaaagtcatgcttgcgctacggctctgtgatggagcttctttgaagtgagccactgcagccctttacatttcgcgttattgaatactgactatggctgactgtaaaagcagttacgtctggctgtattttacctgtgaaggtaataatgacgctgcgtgtgatgtgtgtgcaaagacagtgaattactttggcaacactgcaaacttcgctaaatgtctgagattaagtcaaaataatatgatgcTGTTaggaagcggcagttctgagcaggatattttcattataattaaagaatatgacagtagtttgatgtcttgtcattatgcagctattattatGAATTGGTAagcctacagcctactccttatttctctcataaatacagaaacgggaggagggaggtcacattaaactagaaataaaatatgtaaaaagtattggtattggtagTGGTATCGGTATTGGTATCTGCAATACTAGCCTGGGTATTGCTTGGTATTGGATTGGATAGGAAATAAGTGGTATCAAACATCACTACCCTggttactttacttactttcaAGCGCCTTTGTTTTGCTACATAAGCATCTTTAAGCTCGGGGTTCTGCTCTGCCAGTTTCTTCAGCTCCGTTTGTGTGTTTCCAATCTGTGctgtcacacaaaaacacagcatcACGTTAACATCATGTTAGAGATAATGAATAATACCACAATTTTTATTCTTACAAAACCTTATTGTGGAATTGAGGAATTTCATATAGAAAAGTCCATCATGACAATATcagattgtgtgtatgtgtgttagtgtgAGACTCTGTGTTGGATGCCCTTTATCAGGTACACCTTTCCTATAATTTTCACATGAAGAGTAAATTATATAGCTTGCAGAAAGGAATGAAAAGTGTCCAACTAAACAGAACATTTCACTGGGTTGAGCAGTATGAGTGTACCCTCAAGAAATCTGCATTGTTTTCAAGATACAATGCACTGAGTGAGATCTCACTTTGTTGAATCCATCAATCCTAGATTATATATGAGTGTTCTACTGTCAACAATGGATCTTATCTAGTAATAAGTGAAGGGGAGACTGTTATGTGGGTGCGTGGGCTTGTTTTACTGTCTTCATGGGGTTCAAAAACTGGGATTCCACTATACTTGTGGGGTCTGACAGCACCAAAATGCCGGACCTCACAAGTTTAGAGGGCTTTTTGAGGATCAAGTCTTgattttagggttcaggttagaattaggttagggttagggtaaggggctagggaatgcttTTTGTCAATGATGGGATCACAAAGATGTGAGGAGTACACgcatgtggctgtgtgtgtgtgtgtgtgtgtgtgtgtgtgtgtgtgtgtgtgtgtttgtacaaatCTTGTAGTAATTACTCGAGTGCATCATAGTGTGTCTCACTTCGTATACATGTGGCAGCATATGCAGGTATGTGGGAGTCCACCGTGATCTCAGGGTGGAGGATGCAGCCATGGGTGTAGGCATCCATCTGTAGTGAGTCCAGCAGCTCCCTGTAGTGCTGCACTCTGTGATAGTATGTACTGCCCTCTTCAGGGATCAGCTTGGGAGTGCCCTCTGGAGACAAACAAGTCATGAAAAGAAAGGAGCAATGATGCAAGGTGTCGCTTTTCAGAAGGGAATCAAAGTGATTTCTGCCACAGCCAATAAAGAATACTGGTAAAAGAACAAGTGATTTATTCACTTTAAGCTTGAGAATACaaagttttttaatgtttaacttaACAGGGGGAATTTAAACACATAATTTTTCATTAGCTTTAATGGTTCCATGCTTACCAGATTTTCTCTCCTTTGAAGGTAGGTAGATGAGACCATTAGAACAAAGCTATCATGGATCAGTGCAAACCaagagaaaatggaaaaaaaaataaaaaggatgaATGAATGATTGAAAAATCaagaaatgcacaaaaaaaaatacaacagattaaaacaaaaaatgtacatttaatttaaaaccaaAAATTCTACAAAAATGCTAAAAGAGGAAAACAATGTACAAAAACAAGTAGGGCACATGGTTGAATGGATCCCGCCTTGTACCTATCCTGCCCTGTGTTAACAGCTAGTGGGAGTTTGGGGCTTCccaaacagtttttatttagtCCCACCATCTCACCATTGAAATTCTGCTCCAGGTAGTCCATGATCTGTGTTGGATCACAGATGACGTTGTCATTGTGGACGAGGACCGGCACCTCACCAGCGGGATTTAGATGCATGAACCAGGGCTCGTTGTGTTCACTGAGCGGTAGGCTCACATCATACTCCTCACAGCGCAAACCTTTCTCTGCTATGGCCAGACGcacctgcaaaacacacactcctgtgACTGTCGATGGATGTTTAGACATCACAGTGCTTATACCTGTGGAACTGCAAATAATTTaatctctttttgtctcttgtttCTGCATTCCTGCACTTTGTGCTCTcttaaataacaacaacaaatgcagTTATCACAGCGACAACACAATGGACAAGAATATATCAAATAAAGTACTTACATTTAGTGTTTATTGTTCAGTTTTTTAACCACAAGGTTTCTTGCAATTAAAGAGTATAAAATGGTTTAAAGTACgcttgaaaacattttcaaagactAAGAATGATGACGACTGAAGGATGTATATTTAtgagtgtatgtgtatttttactaaaagtagaaacaatatatatataaaaatattgtagGGTACTCATAATCTTTAACAGAGGAATAATTAGTACAACCAAACAGTACATAGGTCTATTCTTAAGAAAAGGTACATTCTGAGTCAGCATGTCCCTTTTTTTTGCAGACAGACTTAGGAGGAATAATAAGACCTGCcgatgaattaaaaaaaactttgaatTAGCAGATTTTGTTCCAGTTATGACCGGatacaagacaagaaaaaaaagagtgtatttaaaataaagtaggaCTTGTATGGTTAGTGGGCTTCTTTGAGGAGACAACAGATTTGACCAATTGAAGTAATGGCCCCAGGTAACTAAAGTGTCTAATAGCTATGTATTCCTGACCAGAATTTTAACACCAGGAAGATGTTACATTATATCAATTCAAAACCTCTGATGAGGAGCTGTCCATTGAAGTGTGGTGCTGAAACGTGAGGACACTCACCTTCTGAGAATTGAAAGACTGCGTCCAGTGATACAGCCTTAATTCGCTTTGTTTTGCAACCGTGCCACACTGCTGATGCACATCTTGTTCTGAGCCCGCCTCCATAAGAGCTGCTTTCTCATCTTGGGATTCAGGGCTGTTTTCGGACGCCATTTTATCTGTTAGTATTTTAGGGGACAAGTGCGGGCAACGCACCGCATCACAGTCAGCACTATAGATCCCCTACTGGCTCGGAGTGGAACA encodes:
- the gdap1 gene encoding ganglioside-induced differentiation-associated protein 1 isoform X1; its protein translation is MTTSSVIQHRSWTTWSRISMLCSNGLIYLPSKERKSEGTPKLIPEEGSTYYHRVQHYRELLDSLQMDAYTHGCILHPEITVDSHIPAYAATCIRTQIGNTQTELKKLAEQNPELKDAYVAKQRRLKSKLYDHDNMKYLKKLLDELESVMDQVETELQRRVEETPEEGSQSWLCGEFFSMADVSLAVTLHRLKFLGLSRRYWGNGNRVNLETYYERVVERPAFRRVLGHVNNILISAVLPVAFRVARKNAPVILGTTLLIGVLGGATYLAFLYMKKRLTVFS
- the gdap1 gene encoding ganglioside-induced differentiation-associated protein 1 isoform X2, which produces MASENSPESQDEKAALMEAGSEQDVHQQCGTVAKQSELRLYHWTQSFNSQKVRLAIAEKGLRCEEYDVSLPLSEHNEPWFMHLNPAGEVPVLVHNDNVICDPTQIMDYLEQNFNEGTPKLIPEEGSTYYHRVQHYRELLDSLQMDAYTHGCILHPEITVDSHIPAYAATCIRTQIGNTQTELKKLAEQNPELKDAYVAKQRRLKSKLYDHDNMKYLKKLLDELESVMDQVETELQRRVEETPEEGSQSWLCGEFFSMADVSLAVTLHRLKFLGLSRRYWGNGNRVNLETYYERVVERPAFRRVLGHVNNILISAVLPVAFRVARKNAPVILGTTLLIGVLGGATYLAFLYMKKRLTVFS